The region GCCATGCCGCACTTTCGATGCAGGGCCTGGACGCGTATGCAGATGCCAGCCACCCAGGGCGCCATCGGCGAGCAGGATCTGATGACACGGACCGAACAAGGTGGGATCACCCGCCTCGACCGCCCTGTCCAGCAACCCATGTACGACAGCCGGGTCAGCTATGCGCAGCAAAACATCCTGCCCGTACGGCATGCGCACCACGGTTAGCCAGCGCAGATGTTCCATCAGGGCTTCCCAGGAGCCATCGCAGAACAGCAGGTAGCCCCACTCTTCGTCAGCCTCGGCCAGGAACTGTTGCAACACCGCCTGCTGTGGGCCTTCAACTTTCACCACGCGAGGCGACAGGCTCTCGAGGCCCGCCATGTGCGCAGCGGTGTAAAGAGGCTCAAAGACCCAGGGATTGGTCCACTGTTCCAAGTGACGGGATAGTTTGATCAGGCGTACCGCATCCAGTAACAACCCGGTACAACCTTGCCAGTCCAGATCGGCGGGCAAGCCATCGGACAACGAAACTTCAGGTTTAAACATACTGAGTCACCTGTGTACGACATCGACCCGTATAAGAGCCGATGACGTGTTAGGGAAACCTGGGTTTAACTGGCGACCGGAGTCCGCCAGTCGTCATAACCGGAAGTACCACTGATTTCGTGAGTCCATGTAATTTTGCGATACGTGAAGTGCACGTCTTCGAGGTGAGTGAAGTGCGAGTTGGCCGGGTCCTGGCAGTTATGCATGTAATCCTTGATATCCACGATGATCGCGTCTTCAAGCAGGGTGGTGTAGTAATGCTCTTGGGTACCGGAAGCCGAAGTCCGATACCACTTGATTTCTACCGAAGTAATCCGTTCACCGGAAGTCAGGGCTGCCAGTAACAGCGGCGAGGCCTTGTCAAAGACTTTGGTAATGCATACCGGCTTGTGAACGCGCTGCCCGGTGGGCTGGCCCGACTGGGGATCACGGGGAATGATGACTTCATGGCTGAAGGCCTGCACCATCACTTCGTCTTCATGCCCTTCCTGATAGATATTGCCCACTGAGTCGGCGGTAAAAGCACCACTCGTGATCAGACCTTGTCTCTCGCCATTGACCGACATATACGCTGGTGTAGCCATGAAACTCTCCTTGCAAAAAGTTGTAGTTCCCCGCAGAAAAAGTCCGCGAGACCACAACAGGAGTTCAAGACTTATGCCAACTTATACTCAACCCTCATAAACCACTGGCTGCAGCGTAACCTTGTTTAGTTCAGGATAAAAAACATCCTTAAAATCACTAAAAGTTGCGCAAGAAGTTGCGCAGTGTGTGCAACTTCTTGCGCACTCCTCTACAGGCCTTGAGCAACAAGCCCTGCGAGGTGTTATCCACAACGTGATCAGGTTTGAACTGCGCAAATAATTGCGCAGTTCGCTATTGCGACAACGGGCAGATTCAATCCTTGAACCTGCCCGTTAATGACTTAAACCATCTGTGGCAAAAGTGAGTCGACTTCACTCTCGACATGGGCCACATCGGGGATCCAGATCAAGAACGGATCCTTGGCAGGACGATCGTCATGACGATGCGGGCTGCCCTCTTCGCTCCCTTCATCATCGCGCTGAAACCCAAACACCTGGCGCCGCTCAACATGAATGCTCGGCGCCGCACCTTCACCGCTGGCAGGTTCGATGTCCATCGCCTTCAAGGTTGCCAGCAGGTCATCGACAATCGCTTGGCGACTGAGGGTGAACGCCGAAGCAAAGCAGCGCCAGAAGCGCCAGCCCGCCCGCTCCAGAATGCGTTGCCGGCGCATGTCACTGTCCCAGCGATCCGGACCGTGAAAGCGATCGCCATCGCACTCGATGGCCAGACGGCTGTCGTTATGCCCTTCAACCACCATGTCGATGCGATAGGCGCCCACGCCGACCTGCGGGATCACCCGATAACCACGTCGGGTCAGCTCATCGTACATATCGCACTCAAAGCCGGATTCACACAACTCGCGCAAGTCACTGACCTGCACCGCATCCTGGGCAAACGGCGTTTCGAAGTGTTCGATCAGGCCCCGTCGCAAACTGTCGACAGGGCTCAGGTCGCTGATCTCGACGCTGCGCACCAGGTACATGCGGTCACGTGCCCGTGAAGCCGCCACGTTGAAGCGCTGGGCAATCGAGTCACGGGTATTGGCAAAACAGTCACCCGGGGACGCGACCATCGACAGGAACATGATGTCGCGTTCCTTGCCCTGGAACGTACGCGCGTCACCACAGCTGATCTGGAACTGGGTGATCACCTCTTCTCCCAATGCCTGGGTCAGCATCTGCATGATTTTTTGCGCTTGCTCGGCTCCCAGCAACGAGACCACGCCGATGCTGCGGCCCGCAATCTGCGGCATGGCAATCAAGCGGCGGATTTCCTCGACGATCACATTGGCTTCGCCGAGGTTGAACTTGCCTTTTTTCACCCCGTCCATCACCAACAGGTCGATCAGCGGCGGGTCCAGTCGCTCGGTCATCATCGGCAGGCGCAGTGGCTTGAGTTCGTGGTTATAAAACTCGCGCTTAGAGTATTCAATGATGGGCGCCACGCAACGAAAGTGTTCACGCAGCATGGTTCCGCTCTTGGCAAACACCACTTTGAACAGGTCATAGAGCGAGCGCTCAGGTGACATCAATGGCCGATACAGCGCCACCTGATTGCCCAGAAAGCGCGTCATCATGGTCTGCACGCGCTCTTCTTCCATGCCGATACCGTCCGGCGAGACCTGCTTGTCATCCCCCACTACCAGCACTTTCCTTGCCCGTAGCAACGCCGGCAATGCACTCAAATCAGACTGCGATGCTTCGTCGATGATCACCAGGTCAAACGCACCGTACTGTGCCGGCAGGCTCTCGCAAATCCGGTAATGCGGCATGATCCAGCACGGGATCGCCGAGATCGCCACATCGGCCGCCAGCCGCGCATCCTGACGATAACGACCGGCACGTACGCCGGTGCCCTTGCCGATTTTACGGATCGCCGTACGGTACAACTCAAGGGCCGCCCTGACACTTGGCGTGGCGTTCTCCGACAAGCGCAGCCAGGTCCGTTTAACCACGGCATCCTGATACAGCCGCGACAGGCTCAACTCCAGCTCGCCGCGTACTTTAAACAACCGTTTGAGGTCTTCCCGACCATCGATGCTCTCGAGGTAATGCGCCAAACGGCTCAGGCGCCAGACGTCCAGGCAGTTGTCCGCCAGCAGGGTATCCACCGGCTGCAAACTCGGCTCTTCGCGCAAGCGTGCAGCCCAGATCAACCCACCGCTCTGTGCGATGAGGTCCGTCACCCGCTGTACGGTAGCGAGCGCATCTGACAGCGCCAAAACCCGTCGCAACTCGTCCATCAGCTCAGACCACTGCGCCTGAATGTCGGACGTATCCACGCCGCGCTGCCCCAGGCTCAGGTCGAAAAACCCTTGCAGTCGCTCGCTCACCGCCCCGCCACAGCCCGCCAGCGCCTTGTTGAAGGCCTCTTTGGTGGCCCAGGTAGCGGCCAGGCGATGACGGATCAAATAGTGCTGCAAGATACTTTGCGCAGTGGCCAGTACGGTGTCATCCCCACTCAGCTGGCTGGCTTCAGCCCACTCCGGGAGTAACTGCCTGAGTTCAGCCTGGGCGCGGGTTTCCCAGTGATGCGCACGCACCAGGTCATCGAATAGCTCAATCGCTCGAGCGGCGGCCACCAGATGCTCGGCATCCGTTTCCAGCGTCGGCAGCGGCATCTCGGCTGCCAGTGCATTCCAGCGCAGGAGCAAGGTTCGGCTGAGCTGCTGGAAGCGCACAAACCCATGCACATGCGCCCAGTCTTCATCGTTTTGCGGCTTGCTGCCGAGCACGACTATTTCGTCCAGCAACTGCTTTTGTGCGCCTTTGCCGATCAGTCCCGCCAGGCCGAACGGGCGGCGACCCTGGGCCAGGTTCTCGATGGCCGTCAGCACTTCGGGCTGCGCTGACAGCTCAAACGTCAAGCTCACCGGCCGGGCCACGAAGGCTTTTCGCCCCACCAGGAGGGTTTCTATTTCCCCCTTGAGAGTGTCGAAAAGCCCCAGTACATCGCTGTCACCGCTGCGTGACAGATAAGCCTGCATCGCGGGCACCCAGTCCTGGGCGGTGGTCTTGATCTGTGTACGCAGCGCCTGCAAGTGCTCCAGATGCTCAGCCAATACCTGCGCCTGCTCCAGGGTTTGAGCTCTGGAGTCCACCAGCCGAGGCACTTCGCCCGTACTTTCCTTGTGCTGCAACTGGCTTTCCCGGGCCAGGTCCTGATGAACCTGGATCAGCGTCTGCGCCTCTGGAAAATCAGCCAGCCGAGGTACGGTGTGTCCCAGGTAAGACAATGATTCCCGGAGCTCTGAACGGGCCTGACGCAAGGCGATGATGTCTTGCACGGTGAACTGCGGACGGTGCTCATCTCCCAGACTGAGACGGTCGGCAAAACGGGTGACTTCGTTCTGATGCGTGGCGACCTGCTGCGCGGCATGGGTCGGGCTGAGGCGCTCGCCGTCTATTTCGAGGTCCGACAGATTGCGCTCGGCCCAGTGAGTGATTTCCCGATCCACACCGGAAATCTGCCCGTGAAGCGCATTGATTTCGTCATCAATCTGACTGATTTCACGCTTGTACAGCGCTCGATCAATACGCTGAACCTCTGCCGATATCTTTTGAATCGCGAACTCGAACTGCTTCATACCGTCCGCTTCACTGCTCAACAAACTGATCGCCAGCGGACGAATGTCTTCGGGGAGTTTTTCCTGGAGCACCGCCAGCGCCGGATCCTTCATGGAGGTCACCAGTACACGCTTGCCGTTGGCCAGGTAATGGCTGATGACGTTGGCGATGGTGTGGGTCTTGCCGGTTCCGGGCGGGCCCTGGACCACAACGCCGTCGTGCACCTCCAGCAACTGGATGATTTGCACTTGTTCGTCGTTATACGGTTTGGGGAAATACAGCTCGTGGGCCTTCGCGGCGGGGCTATCACCCCCTTGTGAGCCGCTGACATAAGACAATCCGCGAAACGGCGGCAGCTCAAGGTCTTCCAGCACGTCTGAAGGCTCGGTCAAAATCGCCTGCAAAGCCGGTGGCATTACCTCCAGCGCGTCCATTGCGCCTTCAAACCGCCCCAGATCCTCGATAAACATATTGCTGTCGCGGGCACGTGCAAACAGGGTCCAGGTGTCTGTGACACACAGGTGCTCCCCCGCCTTGGGCACCGAACGGTCCTCTTCAGTGAGCGTGGGTGGCAGGTACACGCCCTGGGCATCCAGCAAGGTGGATGCCAGGCGAATCACAGGCTCATGGCTGGCGGCATCAAACGGGCTGATACCGGCCTGCTCCTGCTTGAAAAATGCCTTGGCCTGCTTATCCAGCGGCCCCACACCGGCGATTTCCGCCGCCACATAGGCGTCCACTTCGAGTCGGGGTTCGACCGAGCGCGGGCGCACTTCAATGGCCATGTTGTCCGGGTTAATGCCGACCTCGACCAACTGGCTAATCAACGGGTAATGGATGACTCCGACCACGGGGTGTTCCCATGTCGAAACGCCCATCCCCCAGACCAGCTCCAGCTGGGCATCCCCCAGGTTGCCTTGCATCTGCTGCACCAGCAAAAACAGTTCGGCGTAAAGCTCAATGCTTTTACGGCGCTGCTTTTCTTCCACCGCCCACACCTGCCACGCGGTTTGGGTGTAGGACTTGAGCTGAGCCTTTATGTCATCGGCATCCAGACAGTCGTCCAGATTCACCCACTCATCAGGCAAAACCTCTTCGCCTACATGGATACCGGTGGCCGTTAAGCGTGAACGCTCGGGCTCGGACAGTGCACCGCTGTTGAGCAGCACCTGGCGATTCACCCGCGCTTTGAGGGCCGGCTCGGTCTGCGGAGTCCCCTTGAGTTCAATCCACTGTGCCAGCAGCAGGCTGAGTGGCGCCGGTGGTTTAGTTTCGTGCAATCGCTCAAGCCGTAACCATATTTCATCGTCGGCGGCGTCTTGCACATCCAGGCTGACACCCGGCAAGGCCCTCAGTTTTTCTTCAGTGATGCCAAATGCTTTGTGCTGGCTCACTGTTAGCGCCGGGCGCTTTTGCATGAGCGCCGTCTGTTTGACGAATTCAATCAGACCGGCGAGACGTGCGCGTACTGTATCCATGTTTGAACTGAACCACTTTGATAAGAGGGCGCGGTCTTCATCGAGAAAACCTGATTGCGCCGGGTGAAAGCGAAAAAACCTGCAATGGTCGACACGATACAGAGGTTCGGGCGGTAGTCAGCTACATCATTCTGTAAAAACCTCCCGTTATACAAGACGGTCCGGTTATTACAAAAAAAGGTCGTTCGCCATGCCCGCCTCACCCCAGCGCCTTGCACTCGCCATTGCGCTCATCAGCTCCAGTGGTTTTATCTCGCAGACGTTCGCCAACGACACCGTCCTGACTTCCCCCGAGACCGGCGCCCTGAAACTGAGCGCCAGCGATTCCTTGACCCTCCATTCGAACGCCAGCCTGACGACTGCCAAAGTGGCCGTCACCCTCAAGGGCAGCACCCTCGGCAAGGGGGTCGTGATCGATAACGCAGGCAGCCTGACCTCCACGGCCGGACGTGCCATCGACAGCAGCGGCAGTGAAGACGGCGAACACCGCTACAGTATTCTCAATCGCAGCGGCGCGACGATTCAGGGCAGCAACGATGCCTTGCGTATCGATACCAACTTCAGCCGCGCCAGCCTGCTGATCGATAACAGTGGCACGATCCGCTCCACCGGCAGCGGCCAGGGCATTGACCTCGACGCGTTACGCAGTCACGGCGTTTCCACCACGGTGCTCAATCGTACGGGAGGCGTGATTCGCGGGGAGTTCAGCGACGGGATAAAAACCGGCGCCCATGCAACGATCCTCAACGATGGCGAAATTTCTTCGGGCGATGCACTGACCGACAACGACAAGTTCGACGGCATCGACATAGACTCGGCTGCCGGCGTTGTCGTGACCAACCACGGCACAGTATCCGGCGGACGCCACGGGATAACCACCGACCTGGGCGCCACGTTGTACAACCATGGCGAGGTGACCGGGCGTAACGGTTCGGGCTTCGGCTCGGATGGCGACGGCACGGTGATCAACTACGGCACCATTACCGGTACTTACTCCGGGCTCAAGCCCAACGGTGATGGCGACGGTGTGGACATCGACCTGGTCGCCCATATTGAAAACTACGGGGTGATTGAGGGCGCCGGCGCCGGAGGGGTCGACAAGAACGGCTTCGCCAACGGCAGCGAAGGTATTGCCTTAGGCGGTGGTTATGTCCTCAACGCCCAAGGCGCACGGGTCATTGGTGCCAACAATGCGCTGCTGGTGGATGATGGCAGCGATGGTTCCGGTGTCGCCGCAACGACGCTGGTTAACCAGGGCAGCATTGAGGGGCAAAACGGTTTTGGGGTGAAGTTTGTCGGCGAGTTCGATGATCGGGTGATCAACCACGGCCTGATCAGTGGCAGCAATGGTCAGGCACTGGATCTGGGTGCAGGCAATGACGCGCTGACACTGGGCGGAGCCAGCCACTTCAACGGTGTGGTCGACGGCGGCAGGGGTGATGACCGCGTGGTGTTCGAGGATCCGGCGGGCGGCAGCTTCGGTAACAGTCGAAACTTCGAATGGCTGGACGTGAAGGCCGGCAGTTGGACACTTACCAGCCAGGATGACTTCAGCGCTGGCGGCAAGATTTTCAGCGGCGCACGCCTGATCAATCAGGGCGCCATCAACGGCACCCTGACCGTCGATGAGGGCGGTGTTTATGCGGGCGGGGGCAGTGTCGGCAACCTGTTGGTCAACGGCACGCTGCAAACCGATGCGCAACGGGGCAGCGTAAGCGTCGTCCATGACCTGATACTCGACCGGGGCGCCACCCTGGCCTATGGCGTCAATGCCGATGGCAGCAGTGCGCCCCTGCAAGTCGGAGGCAGCGTCAACCTGAACGGTGCCACCCTGGCAATCAATGCCGGCCATGGCACTTATCCCTGGCTAAGCCAGTACACGGTGCTGAACGCAGGATCGGTCAACGGCACCTTTGGTGAGGTCACCAGTGATTACGCCTTTCTCATCCCCACCCTCAGCTACACCCCGGGCAGCGTTGAGCTGAGCTATGCGCGCAATGACGTGGCGTTTGCCGATTACGCCAGCAGCGCCAACGGTCGCAGTGCAGCCCTCAGCCTCAGCCAGCTCAAACCCGGCAACACGTTGTATAACGCCCTGCTCAATACTCATGCACAAGCCGCTGCGTCAGCCATTGAACAACTGGCAGGCAGCAGCAATGCCAGCCTGAGCAGCGCCACCCTGGGCGCGACCCGACAAGTCGGCAACAGCCTGCTGGCAGCCATGTACTCACTGGGCGCGGGCCACGGGCTACAGGTGGCAACCAGCCGTCACGACACCCCGTCGCTGGTAGCTACCGGGGTTCCGTCCGGAGTACGCCACCTCAATGATCCACAGGCACAAGGTCGACTCTGGCTTCAAGGGATCGGCAGTTACGGTCGACTGGACGGCGAGCACGGCAGCAACGATATGACGCAGCGCACCCAAGGTGGTTTGCTGGGTGCGGATTGGGCGCTGACCCCGGACTGGCGCATGGGTCTGCTGGGGGGTTATTCGAAAACCGACGTTGACACCAGCAGCATGGACGGTACCGTTAACAGTTGGCATGCTGGCGCTTATGCGATTCGCCAAAGCGGGGCCCTGGCCTTGCGTTTGGGGGCTGCCTATAGCGGCCATAACGGTGACAGCAAACGCACCGTCGCGTTTGACGGACTTTCAGATCAGCCCAAAGGCGATTACCACGCCAACAGCCAGCAAGCCTTTGCCGAGCTGGGCTACGTGCTGGGCAGCGGGCGTCTGAGTGCTGAGCCTTTCGTCAATCTGGGTTATCAGCGCTACCACCGTGAACGCTATACCGAAAAAGGCGGTGCCGCAGCACTGCGAGTGGAGGCGCAAACCCAGGAAAACGCCAACAGCACACTGGGCGTGCGTTTAGCACACATGGGCCACCTGCAGAACGGCATGAGCCTGACCCCGCGCCTGAGCGCGGGCTGGAAGCACACCTATGGCGA is a window of Pseudomonas taetrolens DNA encoding:
- a CDS encoding DUF4123 domain-containing protein, producing MFKPEVSLSDGLPADLDWQGCTGLLLDAVRLIKLSRHLEQWTNPWVFEPLYTAAHMAGLESLSPRVVKVEGPQQAVLQQFLAEADEEWGYLLFCDGSWEALMEHLRWLTVVRMPYGQDVLLRIADPAVVHGLLDRAVEAGDPTLFGPCHQILLADGALGGWHLHTRPGPASKVRHGTRYALSAQDLEVLETVSLRNVMMVLKAHMQHYFPAYLEHVPLTGRWDRLNELVTASYARGFSSELDITLYANIHGYLGEDALNAHPDLEHLLSRGSALTPSQRVEKAAEIARCRALGLQEPF
- a CDS encoding Hcp family type VI secretion system effector, which produces MATPAYMSVNGERQGLITSGAFTADSVGNIYQEGHEDEVMVQAFSHEVIIPRDPQSGQPTGQRVHKPVCITKVFDKASPLLLAALTSGERITSVEIKWYRTSASGTQEHYYTTLLEDAIIVDIKDYMHNCQDPANSHFTHLEDVHFTYRKITWTHEISGTSGYDDWRTPVAS
- a CDS encoding AAA domain-containing protein — encoded protein: MDTVRARLAGLIEFVKQTALMQKRPALTVSQHKAFGITEEKLRALPGVSLDVQDAADDEIWLRLERLHETKPPAPLSLLLAQWIELKGTPQTEPALKARVNRQVLLNSGALSEPERSRLTATGIHVGEEVLPDEWVNLDDCLDADDIKAQLKSYTQTAWQVWAVEEKQRRKSIELYAELFLLVQQMQGNLGDAQLELVWGMGVSTWEHPVVGVIHYPLISQLVEVGINPDNMAIEVRPRSVEPRLEVDAYVAAEIAGVGPLDKQAKAFFKQEQAGISPFDAASHEPVIRLASTLLDAQGVYLPPTLTEEDRSVPKAGEHLCVTDTWTLFARARDSNMFIEDLGRFEGAMDALEVMPPALQAILTEPSDVLEDLELPPFRGLSYVSGSQGGDSPAAKAHELYFPKPYNDEQVQIIQLLEVHDGVVVQGPPGTGKTHTIANVISHYLANGKRVLVTSMKDPALAVLQEKLPEDIRPLAISLLSSEADGMKQFEFAIQKISAEVQRIDRALYKREISQIDDEINALHGQISGVDREITHWAERNLSDLEIDGERLSPTHAAQQVATHQNEVTRFADRLSLGDEHRPQFTVQDIIALRQARSELRESLSYLGHTVPRLADFPEAQTLIQVHQDLARESQLQHKESTGEVPRLVDSRAQTLEQAQVLAEHLEHLQALRTQIKTTAQDWVPAMQAYLSRSGDSDVLGLFDTLKGEIETLLVGRKAFVARPVSLTFELSAQPEVLTAIENLAQGRRPFGLAGLIGKGAQKQLLDEIVVLGSKPQNDEDWAHVHGFVRFQQLSRTLLLRWNALAAEMPLPTLETDAEHLVAAARAIELFDDLVRAHHWETRAQAELRQLLPEWAEASQLSGDDTVLATAQSILQHYLIRHRLAATWATKEAFNKALAGCGGAVSERLQGFFDLSLGQRGVDTSDIQAQWSELMDELRRVLALSDALATVQRVTDLIAQSGGLIWAARLREEPSLQPVDTLLADNCLDVWRLSRLAHYLESIDGREDLKRLFKVRGELELSLSRLYQDAVVKRTWLRLSENATPSVRAALELYRTAIRKIGKGTGVRAGRYRQDARLAADVAISAIPCWIMPHYRICESLPAQYGAFDLVIIDEASQSDLSALPALLRARKVLVVGDDKQVSPDGIGMEEERVQTMMTRFLGNQVALYRPLMSPERSLYDLFKVVFAKSGTMLREHFRCVAPIIEYSKREFYNHELKPLRLPMMTERLDPPLIDLLVMDGVKKGKFNLGEANVIVEEIRRLIAMPQIAGRSIGVVSLLGAEQAQKIMQMLTQALGEEVITQFQISCGDARTFQGKERDIMFLSMVASPGDCFANTRDSIAQRFNVAASRARDRMYLVRSVEISDLSPVDSLRRGLIEHFETPFAQDAVQVSDLRELCESGFECDMYDELTRRGYRVIPQVGVGAYRIDMVVEGHNDSRLAIECDGDRFHGPDRWDSDMRRQRILERAGWRFWRCFASAFTLSRQAIVDDLLATLKAMDIEPASGEGAAPSIHVERRQVFGFQRDDEGSEEGSPHRHDDRPAKDPFLIWIPDVAHVESEVDSLLPQMV
- a CDS encoding autotransporter outer membrane beta-barrel domain-containing protein encodes the protein MPASPQRLALAIALISSSGFISQTFANDTVLTSPETGALKLSASDSLTLHSNASLTTAKVAVTLKGSTLGKGVVIDNAGSLTSTAGRAIDSSGSEDGEHRYSILNRSGATIQGSNDALRIDTNFSRASLLIDNSGTIRSTGSGQGIDLDALRSHGVSTTVLNRTGGVIRGEFSDGIKTGAHATILNDGEISSGDALTDNDKFDGIDIDSAAGVVVTNHGTVSGGRHGITTDLGATLYNHGEVTGRNGSGFGSDGDGTVINYGTITGTYSGLKPNGDGDGVDIDLVAHIENYGVIEGAGAGGVDKNGFANGSEGIALGGGYVLNAQGARVIGANNALLVDDGSDGSGVAATTLVNQGSIEGQNGFGVKFVGEFDDRVINHGLISGSNGQALDLGAGNDALTLGGASHFNGVVDGGRGDDRVVFEDPAGGSFGNSRNFEWLDVKAGSWTLTSQDDFSAGGKIFSGARLINQGAINGTLTVDEGGVYAGGGSVGNLLVNGTLQTDAQRGSVSVVHDLILDRGATLAYGVNADGSSAPLQVGGSVNLNGATLAINAGHGTYPWLSQYTVLNAGSVNGTFGEVTSDYAFLIPTLSYTPGSVELSYARNDVAFADYASSANGRSAALSLSQLKPGNTLYNALLNTHAQAAASAIEQLAGSSNASLSSATLGATRQVGNSLLAAMYSLGAGHGLQVATSRHDTPSLVATGVPSGVRHLNDPQAQGRLWLQGIGSYGRLDGEHGSNDMTQRTQGGLLGADWALTPDWRMGLLGGYSKTDVDTSSMDGTVNSWHAGAYAIRQSGALALRLGAAYSGHNGDSKRTVAFDGLSDQPKGDYHANSQQAFAELGYVLGSGRLSAEPFVNLGYQRYHRERYTEKGGAAALRVEAQTQENANSTLGVRLAHMGHLQNGMSLTPRLSAGWKHTYGDTGSSTRQAFVLGGTAFNVEGSSLDRNSLVLEAGIDLGLSAHQTLAVGYTGDIGSNSRNHGLMGQWQLSF